CCCAGAACGATTGAGAATTTTATCGGTTTATTGAGCAAACACTATCAAGCAAGTGCAAAAATATGTGGTTCCGGTGCCATTAAAGGCGATAATGCAGGAATCATTCTCTGTGTAGCGGACGAGCCACCTGTGGATTTATGCCGTCAATACGGCTTTGATATCAACCCAATCGCAATGGATTTGAGGGGCGCCCTGTGTCAGCAAAACTAAAAAAATGGCAAAGCCAAGCGCCGGCAAACACCATGATTCTTGGTGAGCATAGCGTGGTCTATGGCCATCCGGCAATAGCCTGCGCAGTGGATCAATATGTCACGATTGAATGGCAGCAACGCTCTGATAAAGGTCTGCATATTGTTTCCGCGTTGGGAGAACACCATACCCAAATCAACCAGATCAGCAAACATCCGAAATTAAACTTTGTCATTGCCGTACTTCAAGCGTTTCAAAGTCGTCTCAATTTTGGTTTGGATATCACCATTCACAGTGAATTCTCATCAACCATTGGATTGGGTAGTTCGGCGGCGGTATTAGCGGCGATGATTTCCGGCTTGAACCACATTTGCCAAGCACAGCTTACCCTTATCGAACAATTCAGTCTCGGCCATAAAATCATCATTGATATTCAAGGGCGCGGTTCCGGTACCGACTTGGCCGCCAGTCTGGCTGGTGGAATGATTTTTTTCCAACCGGTTAATGAAAACCAAGCCAAGCCGATTATCAAAAAACTGCCGATCAACCTACCGTTGGTATTGATCTATAGTGGCTATAAGACGCCTACCGCCGAGGTCTTGAAACAGGTTGCCATTGACTGGCAGGACAAACCGAATAAACTGAAAATGCTGTATCGCTCTATGGCCAAAATCACTCGTGGTGCGCTTTATGCGCTGGAACACCATCAATTTGAGAACTTTTACCAAGCCTGCAAAGACTATCAAAAACAGATGGAAAACCTTGGCGTCAGCGACAGTGTTTTGGATGAGATCATTATGGCGCTAAATGGTTGTGCCGATATTCATTGTGCGAAAATATCCGGTTCGGGTCTTGGCGATTGTGTATTAGGCATAGGCGAACTTAACCTATGCTCGAATCAAGCGCAGAAAATCCTCAGCCATTACCAAAGCATCCAAATTCAAATTAGCCAACAAGGCGCCTATAGCGAAGCGCTATAATTTAACTTTTTTCATTACTCTGCCGTTTAACTGGAACAAAGCTTTATGCCAACCTCAACAACACTTTCCCGCCAACAACTTTTTGTTAATCAGGTTTTAACGCAATCTGCACAAACAGAACCCTTTGAGGCAAAAAAAACTCAAGGTACGGGTAAGGCTCCGGTCAATATCGCTTTGAGTAAATACTGGGGAAAACGTGATATCGAGTTGAACCTGCCGCTAAACGGCAGTGTTTCCATTAGTCTGCCGGGGTTGGGAACAGAGACCGAGATTAGCCTGATTGAAGCCGCAGAGGATAAGGTGTTGTTAAACAACGAGCCACTGCCAGCGGAGCATGCTTTTGCCAAACGGGTGAGCAAGTTTCTTGACCTGTTCCGCGGTGGCGACAATCAACACTTCGCCATCAACACCTATAACAGCGTACCTACCGCCGCCGGATTGGCATCATCCGCTTCCGGTTATGCGGCCTTGGTACTGGCATTAAATGACCTGTTTGACTGGCAACTCAATGGTCAACAATTATCTCTATTGGCACGCTTAGGCAGTGGCAGCGCGAGCCGCTCGCTATTTAACGGTTTTGCTTTATGGCATAAAGGCGAGAACGAAAACGGCCTGGACAGTTTTGCCGAAGCCATCGACACTAAATGGCCGGAATTTTGCATCGGCCTAGTTGAGGTCGACATCAAAGAAAAACCGCTAAGCTCGACCCAAGGCATGCAGAATACGGTCAATACTTGCGATCTTTATCAGGCTTGGCCGGAACAGGCCAACCGAGATATGCAGAGCATTATTGAAGCAATTCAAACAAAAGACTTTGCCGCACTCGGAAAAACCGCTGAACACAACGCCCTTTCCATGCATGCCACCATGATTGCCACCTGGCCGCCGATTGTCTACTGGCAGGCCGAAAGTGTCACCGCTATGCATAAGGTCTGGCAACTTAGAGAACAAGGCATTGAAATCTTTTTCACGATGGATGCCGGCCCTAATTTGAAACTGCTGTTTCTGGAAAAACAAAAGCCTGCAATTAAGCAGGCTTTCGGTGATATTCGAATTATCGAACCTTTTAAAGACTGATTCAGCAAGAACTGTAGTGATTTCTGCAAGACCAAGTCTGCAAATAACGCCTTAATACTCTATTTGACCACGGTCAAAGTCGGTTTCTTTTTGGCTTTTTTCGATTTCGATTCAGCCCCCGATTCCGACTTATCTTTTTTGACATTGCCCTTAACCGAGGTTAAGGTTGGCTTTTTCGCGTCATCCAAAGCTTGCTGCTCGGCATCGCCTGCCTCTTCAGGATAAGGCTCTGCCGGGAAAGGCATCCCCTGTCCATTCTCACGGGCAAAAACCGCCAAAACCGCTTCCGGTGCAAACCATAACTGATGTTCAACACCTTGAAAACGCGCCTTAAAGCTAAACATCTGATTATTAAAATCAGATGCCATAATCGCATCCGGGTGCACATTCAAGACAATCATGCCTTCCTGAACAAATTGACGCGGCACTTGCGTACCAGGATAGCCCGCATCAATTTGCATGTGCGGCGTCCAACCATTGTCAACAATCCAATCATAGATTGCACGGATCAAATAAGGTCGATTAGAGATCATGGTTTCACCTGACATATCTAAAGCCAATTAGATTACGTCACGCATATCGATTTCATCATCAGACATACTTTCAACGAACATCTCACGACTTAGCACTTTCTCAGCGTAATCCATAATCGGCTTGGCCCCTTTTGGCAACTCAATACCCAGCGAAGGCAAACGCCATAGCAATACCGCCATACTGATATCAACCAAAGAGTAATCGTCACTCATAAAGAATTCTTTATGTTCAAATACCGGAATCAACTGGATCAAACGCTCTTGCAGATCACGTCGCGCCGTTTTCACAGCGGCTTCATCATCACTATTCGCAATGGTATCAATCAATGGGTACCACTCGGTTTCAATCTGACGTAGCAACTGACGCGCACGCGCTTTCGAAATCGGATCCACCGACATTAGTGGTGGATGCGGAAAACGCTCATCCAAATACTCGATAATAACCTGTGGATCATACAAAACCAAATCGCGGTCAACTAAAGTCGGTAGAGTGGCGTAAGGGTTCAATTCCAACAAGTCTTCCGGCAAATTATCCGGTTCAACTTCAATGATATCCATTGGAATATCTTTTTCCTTAGCAACCAGACGTACACGGTGACAACTTGGGCTTTTTGAATCGGAAAACAACACCATAACCGAACGTTTGGTGACAGGTACATCTGACATGGACTTCTCCTAAATAAGGGTGCGAAATTTGTTACACACCACAAAAAAACTCTAAAAACGGCTATAGCATCAGACTATAGGGGTAATTCTTTTTTTGTGCCCAATACGGATTTCCCAACGCATTTCTACAAAGACACAACCAATTCATTAATTATACACCCTCTGTCAAGAGGCTAGGCATTCGGCCAACACCTTGAATGGTATTCTCAAGCCTTATCTAGGGAATAGGCGATGACCTCTTCAAGTCGACTCGCCCCCTGCTGTAGCAGCAATAAACGATCGAACCCCAAGGCGACCCCACTGCAAGCCGGCAAACCATAGTGTTCCAGAGCCTCTAGCAGCCTATTGTCCAATGGCACCTGCTCCAGCCCCGCTTGCTGGCGTTGCTGTAAAGATTCATCAAAGCGCTGACGATAAAGTTCGGCATCCTGCAATTCCTGATAACCGTTTGCCAACTCCATACCATTGACAAACACTTCAAAACGCAAGGCCTGCGCTGTATTCTCACTATCCAACTGTGCCAAGGCGGCATCCCTAGCGGGAAAATGGGTGATGATGCTGACCGCCGATTTACCAAGTTGAGGTTCGATTACTTCGGTTAACACCAGCTGTTCCCATAAGGCGGTATCCTCATCTTGCAAACCGATAATTTCCGGCACCCCGTTTTGTGCCAAACAATGCTGAAACTGCTCGCTGCCAGCCCCAAAGACATCTTCTATCTGGGCATATTTGGCGAACATCTGCCGATAAGTCAACTGCTCGACCTGTGCACATTGCGCTAAAACCGGCAATAAAACCGTTTGCAACAGGCCTACCACCTCATCAATCAAATCTTGCATGCTAAAGTCGAGACGATACCACTCCAACATAGTAAATTCGACCTGATGACGCGGACTCAAATCTCCGTCACGAAACACCTTGCCGAGATAAAAAATATCGCCGCTGCCTTCAGACAACAAGCGCTTCATCGGGTATTCAGGCGAAGTATGCAGATAATAACGCTGCTTATCCTTAAAGCCGGGCACCTTGACTTGAGTCGTCAGCGAGGCCAAATGCAGGTCAGGCGTTGCAGCTTGCGATAATATCGGCGTATCAACCTCCAAGACATCTCGCGCATAAAAAAACGCCCTAACCTGAGCAAGCAGATTAGAGCGTTTTTGCAAGCGTTGGCGTGCAGACGCCATCAACTTATTTGGCACGAGAGACGTATTCGCCTTTTTCGGTGTTGACGATAATCTGCTCACCTATCTGTACAAATAGCGGGACTTGAACCACGGCACCGGTAGAAAGCGTTGCTGGCTTGCCGCCTGTTCCGGCTGTATCGCCCTTGAGACCCGGATCAGTTTCAACGACTTCTAAAGTTACCTGCTTAGGAGGGATTACCGAAATCGGCTGACCGTTAAATAGCGTTACCGTACAGATATCCTGTTCGATCAACCATTTAGTAACATCCGCCACGGCTGACTCGGCTGCCTGATACTGCTCAAAAGAGGTTTCATCCATAAAATGCCAGAACTCACCATCGTTATAAAGATACTGAAGATCGGTATCCACAACATCGGCTGCATCGACTTTTTCACCCGACTTGAAAGTTTTTTCCAAAACACGGCCAGTCATTAGATTACGATATTTAACACGGTTAAAGGCTTGTCCTTTACCCGGTTGGACAATCGTGTTATCAATAATCGTACACGGCTGCCCATCCATTAGGAATTTCAAACCGTTTTTAAATTCGTTAGTGCTATATGTTGCCATTCTTTTATCCTGTATCTTTAAAACAGTACTTAACTTAAAATAGAAAAATAATCCGCGTATTTTAGCGCAAATTGAAGCAACATAAAATTATCGCGATAATTCAAAGGCGATTTTATTTCCCTGCTGAAGAAAACCCGCGGCTATAAACGCCTATATAAAACCATTACAACCATCTATGCAAACAGCAGAAAACAATAAAATTTATCTAAAACAACCCATTTAGCCCCAAACTATGAACTCAGCACTCAAACAAAGCGCGCAAAAAGAGCAGCCAGCCAAAACCATGCAAGCGGTTAATAAGATGTTAGCCCGAGTAGAGATTAGCAGCGAACAAATTCCTCTATTGGCCGAAACCGCGTTTGCCTTTAAAGCTCCTCAACATTTTATTGAGCAAATTAAAAAACAACCGACCGCTGATAACCCGCTACTGAAGCAGATTTTACCGGTTGCCGCTGAATTAGACAGCGTTCCCGGGTATAGCGAAGACCCGGTTGCCGATTTAACCTTTAACCCCCAACCGAGTCTGATTCATAAGTACCACGGTCGCGCTTTGATGATCGCCAGCCCTAAATGCGATATCCACTGCCGCTACTGTTTTCGCCGTCATTTTCCTTATGAAGAGCAGGTCAATCAACGTCATTGGCAGAGTGCGCTGGATGCGGTCAAAGCCGATAGCAGCATTCATGAATTGATACTTAGCGGCGGTGACCCGATGAGTCTGTCGGAAAATGCGTTGATGAAACTGATCAGATTAATTGATGATATTGAACAGATTAAAACCCTGAGGATTCATTCACGCACTCCGGTTGCCGCTCCCGATCAGGCACCACGGCAGCAGTTCTTGTCGTGGCTGAAAAACACCCGTTTGAAGGTGGTCCTGGTGGTGCACTGCAATCATGCCGATGAGCTCTCAACACAGACCGAAGCCTTATTCAACCTATACCGTCAGGCCGGTGTGACATTACTCAATCAAAGCGTATTGCTTAAAGGGGTAAATGATAATGTCGAAACCTTACAACAGCTAAGCCATAAGCTTTTTGAGCAAGGCGTTCTGCCCTACTATTTGAATCAACTGGATAAGGTCGCCGGATCGGCGCATTTTGAAGTCAACGATGAACAAGCCATCGCCCTGCATAAGGAGCTGCGCGGTTTACTGCCGGGCTATCTGTTACCTAAACTGGTAAAAGACATTGTCGGACGCAGTTCAAAGACACCGCTCGCCTAATTCGGTTAGGGCAAGTCATAGCGCTGTTTAAATGGGCAAGGCCCGGCAAATGGACTTAAGTTCTGCAACCAGTCCGGTGCCGTATAAAACTTCTCATTAACCGGCTTTATGACCTGCTCACGGTATAGAGAATAATTAAACTCGTGCCCTTCTAGCCAGTAATATTGCGTCATTGCATTGATCTGCAAGCTCTGCACGTCCAACTTGGTAAAATAGGGCTCGACCTTTGCCAAATCCTTCTGATGGGTAATCAAAAGCTTAAGGGTACTGCCATCCAAGCCTTTATAGTCAATCAATTTGTCATCTTCACGGCCGTATTTGGACTGGCTGGCAAAGACATGAATCTGATCATTCTGACAATGATAGGCCAACGCCGACTGGCTGCTGTAATCCAGCGTGAAAAATGACGTTTGTTGATCAATCGGTAAAGCCGAACACACCTTGGCCGGTGTTTTATAAAGAGCGACCTGATGTCTTTGCGATTCACCGATCAATTGTTCGGCCCAATTCAGTGCTAATAAAATCGCCACACCGGCAATTAATGAAAGCCAAGCGTTAAAACTCAATAAACGACTTAATTGTCGGTCATTTAAGCGCGCATAGAAAACATATAGCAAGCTCACCGCAATCAAAGGCCAATGCAAGCCGACACTGTTTTTAAAACTGACTACCAGCAACACCAGCAATAACGGCAAGGTCGCAAACAAGATCAGCGCGGGCAGTTTATTGGCATAATTGATATTAATCAAAGGTGCTAACTTCAGCGCTTTCAAGCCATACCAAACGCCTAAGGGCGATAACAGCACCAGCAGCATTAACAGATAGCTGAGGACATTCATCATGTCGAAATGGCTTTCCGCGGTACGCGAAAAGAAGTTGAACAGAATATTGTTCCAACAATGTGCGGCGTTGAATAACCAGTTTTCAAGCAGTGCGATAACAACCAGTGCGATCATTACGGCGAGTTGCTTCCAATTGAATTGACGCCACTGCCAAAGGCTGAAAAGCAAAAGACCAAACAGCATAAAGGCGGCAAAGTATTTGGCCAAAAACGCCAAACCTAAAAACAATCCCGCCAAAATCGCATCGAGCCACTTCCGGTAGAGGTAGGCACGGCTAAAGAAAAACACTCCCAACACTGCCACAACCACCAGCACCGTATCATTCGCGGTGACCACAAACATCAATGAAATGGGCGAAACAAAAAACACCAACGCAGTATAAAACGCGACCGGCTTTTTATCCGGCATCTGCATGATGACAAACTGATAGATCAACACGCTGATCAGCACGGCGCCAAAAAACGCAAACGCACGGTACCAATAAAGATTGTCGGCAACTTGCGACATGGCGGCCAAAAGCCAGCCGACTGCCGGCGGATGGTCATAATATCCCCAAGACAGATTTTGACCCCAGCCGATAAAATAGGCTTCATCACCGGTTAAGGGCAACAAAGCGATCAGTAGGATTTTGATAACAATAAAAGCGGCCAGCAAGATTTGCTGTGCGCGGGACAATTGCGAAATAAAAGAGGTGAATGCCGTGAACATAGATTATTGATTACCTTAAAAGTCCATCGTGCCGACTAAACTGAAAGCGCGACTAAAATATAGGCAACCAAGACACCGACCAGAATACCGGCGCCGATTTCAATTCGACTATGACCGATACGCTCTCTTAATTGAACTGAGTTCTGAGCCTTATTCAGCTGATTGATGAGCGTGGCGTGTTTGCCGACTTGTCGCCTTAAGCTATTGGCATCGAGCATGACGATAAATGCCAAGGTCAAGGCAACGCCAAATGCGGCACTATCAATACCGTGTAATAACGCGATCAACATCGCCATACTGCTGACAATGGCGCTGTGGTTACTTGGCAAACCACCATAACCGATCAAGCCGA
Above is a window of Thiomicrorhabdus sediminis DNA encoding:
- the mvk gene encoding mevalonate kinase; amino-acid sequence: MSAKLKKWQSQAPANTMILGEHSVVYGHPAIACAVDQYVTIEWQQRSDKGLHIVSALGEHHTQINQISKHPKLNFVIAVLQAFQSRLNFGLDITIHSEFSSTIGLGSSAAVLAAMISGLNHICQAQLTLIEQFSLGHKIIIDIQGRGSGTDLAASLAGGMIFFQPVNENQAKPIIKKLPINLPLVLIYSGYKTPTAEVLKQVAIDWQDKPNKLKMLYRSMAKITRGALYALEHHQFENFYQACKDYQKQMENLGVSDSVLDEIIMALNGCADIHCAKISGSGLGDCVLGIGELNLCSNQAQKILSHYQSIQIQISQQGAYSEAL
- the mvaD gene encoding diphosphomevalonate decarboxylase, producing MPTSTTLSRQQLFVNQVLTQSAQTEPFEAKKTQGTGKAPVNIALSKYWGKRDIELNLPLNGSVSISLPGLGTETEISLIEAAEDKVLLNNEPLPAEHAFAKRVSKFLDLFRGGDNQHFAINTYNSVPTAAGLASSASGYAALVLALNDLFDWQLNGQQLSLLARLGSGSASRSLFNGFALWHKGENENGLDSFAEAIDTKWPEFCIGLVEVDIKEKPLSSTQGMQNTVNTCDLYQAWPEQANRDMQSIIEAIQTKDFAALGKTAEHNALSMHATMIATWPPIVYWQAESVTAMHKVWQLREQGIEIFFTMDAGPNLKLLFLEKQKPAIKQAFGDIRIIEPFKD
- a CDS encoding ClpXP protease specificity-enhancing factor, whose protein sequence is MSGETMISNRPYLIRAIYDWIVDNGWTPHMQIDAGYPGTQVPRQFVQEGMIVLNVHPDAIMASDFNNQMFSFKARFQGVEHQLWFAPEAVLAVFARENGQGMPFPAEPYPEEAGDAEQQALDDAKKPTLTSVKGNVKKDKSESGAESKSKKAKKKPTLTVVK
- a CDS encoding glutathione S-transferase N-terminal domain-containing protein; translation: MSDVPVTKRSVMVLFSDSKSPSCHRVRLVAKEKDIPMDIIEVEPDNLPEDLLELNPYATLPTLVDRDLVLYDPQVIIEYLDERFPHPPLMSVDPISKARARQLLRQIETEWYPLIDTIANSDDEAAVKTARRDLQERLIQLIPVFEHKEFFMSDDYSLVDISMAVLLWRLPSLGIELPKGAKPIMDYAEKVLSREMFVESMSDDEIDMRDVI
- the epmA gene encoding EF-P lysine aminoacylase EpmA: MPNKLMASARQRLQKRSNLLAQVRAFFYARDVLEVDTPILSQAATPDLHLASLTTQVKVPGFKDKQRYYLHTSPEYPMKRLLSEGSGDIFYLGKVFRDGDLSPRHQVEFTMLEWYRLDFSMQDLIDEVVGLLQTVLLPVLAQCAQVEQLTYRQMFAKYAQIEDVFGAGSEQFQHCLAQNGVPEIIGLQDEDTALWEQLVLTEVIEPQLGKSAVSIITHFPARDAALAQLDSENTAQALRFEVFVNGMELANGYQELQDAELYRQRFDESLQQRQQAGLEQVPLDNRLLEALEHYGLPACSGVALGFDRLLLLQQGASRLEEVIAYSLDKA
- the efp gene encoding elongation factor P gives rise to the protein MATYSTNEFKNGLKFLMDGQPCTIIDNTIVQPGKGQAFNRVKYRNLMTGRVLEKTFKSGEKVDAADVVDTDLQYLYNDGEFWHFMDETSFEQYQAAESAVADVTKWLIEQDICTVTLFNGQPISVIPPKQVTLEVVETDPGLKGDTAGTGGKPATLSTGAVVQVPLFVQIGEQIIVNTEKGEYVSRAK
- the epmB gene encoding EF-P beta-lysylation protein EpmB is translated as MNSALKQSAQKEQPAKTMQAVNKMLARVEISSEQIPLLAETAFAFKAPQHFIEQIKKQPTADNPLLKQILPVAAELDSVPGYSEDPVADLTFNPQPSLIHKYHGRALMIASPKCDIHCRYCFRRHFPYEEQVNQRHWQSALDAVKADSSIHELILSGGDPMSLSENALMKLIRLIDDIEQIKTLRIHSRTPVAAPDQAPRQQFLSWLKNTRLKVVLVVHCNHADELSTQTEALFNLYRQAGVTLLNQSVLLKGVNDNVETLQQLSHKLFEQGVLPYYLNQLDKVAGSAHFEVNDEQAIALHKELRGLLPGYLLPKLVKDIVGRSSKTPLA
- a CDS encoding ArnT family glycosyltransferase, whose protein sequence is MFTAFTSFISQLSRAQQILLAAFIVIKILLIALLPLTGDEAYFIGWGQNLSWGYYDHPPAVGWLLAAMSQVADNLYWYRAFAFFGAVLISVLIYQFVIMQMPDKKPVAFYTALVFFVSPISLMFVVTANDTVLVVVAVLGVFFFSRAYLYRKWLDAILAGLFLGLAFLAKYFAAFMLFGLLLFSLWQWRQFNWKQLAVMIALVVIALLENWLFNAAHCWNNILFNFFSRTAESHFDMMNVLSYLLMLLVLLSPLGVWYGLKALKLAPLININYANKLPALILFATLPLLLVLLVVSFKNSVGLHWPLIAVSLLYVFYARLNDRQLSRLLSFNAWLSLIAGVAILLALNWAEQLIGESQRHQVALYKTPAKVCSALPIDQQTSFFTLDYSSQSALAYHCQNDQIHVFASQSKYGREDDKLIDYKGLDGSTLKLLITHQKDLAKVEPYFTKLDVQSLQINAMTQYYWLEGHEFNYSLYREQVIKPVNEKFYTAPDWLQNLSPFAGPCPFKQRYDLP
- a CDS encoding divergent PAP2 family protein, with amino-acid sequence MSAPLMPYLADYLYLITPFIAWLVAGVSKFIINSIRAKQLAFGLIGYGGLPSNHSAIVSSMAMLIALLHGIDSAAFGVALTLAFIVMLDANSLRRQVGKHATLINQLNKAQNSVQLRERIGHSRIEIGAGILVGVLVAYILVALSV